One segment of Geomonas ferrireducens DNA contains the following:
- a CDS encoding DNA polymerase Y family protein — MDREILHITVPAFPIALARVVHAHLRGRPVAVAPLNSERALLQCISAEAAAEGVHVGTPIYHARRSCPSLIVIAPDPYLMAKGSHALTELSAEFTPIVEPGAGRVFLDVTASRRLFGPARDVAARLEKSISAGLGLEAMAGAGGNKMVSRVAADVMQEPGVYDVFHGAEKSFLAPFPVSVLPGVGESRQTLLFQDLNLQRVEHVAALSVPQLRLAVGAFAPLLHDRACGIDRSPVQPPRLSTEIVEEGLLDQEENDDAVLLSELLRLVEGCGLRLRQLNKGARKIMLSVMYADGVTQQGKKLLPSATALDLALMAAAEELFFSTCKRRQRVKGLRLSCDQVAGEAGQMDLFAPAAAEVSRRENDLQETLDLLREKHGKNAVRWGKGLAARREVTVASEAPPLWDPEQNRYMTVTRN, encoded by the coding sequence GTGGACCGGGAAATCCTCCACATAACGGTTCCGGCCTTCCCCATCGCGCTCGCGCGGGTGGTGCACGCACACCTGCGCGGCCGACCGGTGGCGGTGGCTCCGCTAAACTCGGAGCGGGCGCTTTTACAGTGCATCTCTGCCGAGGCGGCGGCGGAAGGGGTGCACGTGGGGACGCCGATATACCATGCACGCAGGTCCTGTCCCTCGCTCATCGTCATCGCCCCCGATCCGTACCTGATGGCGAAAGGGAGCCATGCTCTCACGGAGCTTTCGGCTGAATTCACCCCGATCGTGGAACCGGGTGCCGGACGCGTTTTCCTCGACGTCACCGCCTCGCGTCGGCTTTTCGGACCGGCACGCGACGTGGCGGCGCGCCTTGAGAAGTCGATTTCCGCAGGGCTCGGCCTAGAGGCGATGGCCGGTGCGGGCGGGAACAAGATGGTTTCGCGGGTGGCCGCGGATGTCATGCAGGAGCCCGGCGTCTATGACGTCTTCCACGGCGCCGAAAAAAGCTTCCTCGCCCCCTTCCCTGTGTCGGTGCTTCCAGGCGTCGGGGAATCGCGGCAGACGCTTCTTTTCCAGGACCTGAACCTGCAGCGGGTCGAGCATGTGGCGGCGCTGTCGGTACCGCAGTTGCGGTTGGCCGTGGGAGCATTCGCTCCGTTGTTGCACGACCGGGCCTGCGGCATCGACCGCTCTCCGGTTCAACCGCCGCGGCTTTCAACGGAGATCGTCGAGGAGGGGCTTCTCGATCAGGAGGAGAACGACGACGCGGTCCTGCTCTCGGAACTATTGCGGCTCGTGGAGGGTTGCGGGCTGAGGCTAAGGCAGCTCAACAAGGGGGCGCGCAAGATCATGCTTTCGGTGATGTACGCAGACGGGGTGACGCAGCAAGGTAAGAAGCTCCTTCCGTCGGCCACCGCTCTCGACTTGGCGCTTATGGCTGCGGCGGAGGAGCTTTTCTTCTCCACATGCAAGAGACGGCAAAGGGTGAAGGGGCTGCGTCTCTCCTGCGACCAGGTGGCCGGGGAGGCGGGGCAGATGGATCTCTTCGCGCCTGCGGCTGCCGAGGTATCGAGAAGGGAGAACGACCTGCAGGAGACGCTGGACTTATTGCGGGAAAAGCACGGCAAGAACGCGGTGCGCTGGGGCAAGGGGCTCGCGGCGCGCCGGGAAGTCACCGTCGCCAGCGAGGCGCCCCCGCTTTGGGACCCGGAGCAGAACAGATATATGACTGTTACCAGGAATTAA
- a CDS encoding DNA polymerase III subunit alpha has translation MFVHLHVHSSLSPGWGVLAPEAICAEAARLGFDTLAITDRNGLYGVPRFLDAAREAGIAPIIGTEAVTEQNRALLLASDQEGYANISRLLSDLHCEKGFDLCGALTRYRRGVVILSDDARLLSKLKAASADRLFVELSPGHDMHRALALSRDLGLPPVATARALVRAPHLEVQSPARGGADLCDFHLHRVLRAIHLNTKLSRLTPDLTGSASDALYGATQMADFFPHCPHALENSARIAAMCRREWDFSTTIFPAFRELNNDDAFATLKSRARTGAVWRYGVIDEKVEARLGKELAIIRDKGFAHYFLVVEEITKQSQRTCGRGSAAASLVAYCLGITHVDPIRHNLFFERFLNEGRSDPPDIDVDFPWDERDAILDFAFARYGARRAAMVANQVGFKGRSALREVAKVYGLPDCEIKEMTERVSGFWRPEQTAAAMSEHPLFQGESLSPDWLEIVATARRLNGQLRHLSLHCGGLVIVPDEIRRYVPVEISHKGLPVIQWEKDQAEDAGLVKIDILGNRSLAVIRDAMAAVKEQTGVEIDYASWRPLEDERTRSLMRRGLTIGCFYLESPSVRLLLRKIWSSTAPPETFDADLFEVLVQASSIIRPAANSFIQEYVSRMQGKKWEHLHPLLEGVLGETLGIAIYQEQITQIAMELAGFSASEGDQLRKVITKKHKEKRLADFRAKFVAGGTERGVSAPVLAAIWEQILSFAGYSFCKPHSASYALLSAKAAYMKANHPAQFMAAVISNQGGYYSPFAYISEGRRLGLAILPPDINESEYHYLGKEKTLRIGLMQIDGLTREGAKRLFKERRDGGCYASFADFLRRSGVQRADAERLVKAGCFDALEGVERRPALLWELLHFQQQDAALLFEHKTALPKAPPYDAETVLRQEVEALGFLASRHPLSLYKAQWQRHRPIRAAELIKHSGKWVTMVGWWITTKMVEDKHGRPMEFVSFEDVTAIFDATFFPDVYARFCRKLSQRRPYLLKGVVEEEFGVATLRVKWVGFLGENG, from the coding sequence ATGTTCGTCCATCTCCACGTACATAGTTCCCTATCCCCCGGTTGGGGAGTGCTCGCTCCGGAGGCGATTTGCGCCGAGGCGGCGCGCCTTGGCTTCGATACTCTCGCCATCACCGACAGAAACGGTCTCTACGGCGTGCCGCGCTTCCTGGACGCGGCACGGGAGGCGGGGATCGCCCCGATCATCGGAACGGAGGCGGTGACGGAGCAAAACCGCGCGTTGCTGCTTGCCTCGGACCAAGAGGGTTACGCCAACATCTCACGGCTTCTCTCCGACCTCCACTGCGAAAAGGGCTTCGACCTCTGCGGGGCGCTCACCCGTTACCGACGCGGGGTCGTCATCCTGAGCGACGACGCTCGCCTTCTCTCTAAACTGAAAGCGGCTTCCGCGGACCGGCTCTTCGTGGAGCTGTCGCCGGGGCACGACATGCACCGGGCGCTCGCGCTGTCGCGTGATCTCGGTCTGCCGCCGGTGGCTACGGCACGGGCGCTTGTACGCGCCCCACACCTCGAAGTGCAGTCCCCTGCGCGGGGCGGGGCGGATCTGTGCGACTTCCATCTGCACCGCGTACTACGGGCCATCCACCTCAACACGAAACTCTCAAGACTCACGCCGGACCTGACCGGCTCCGCATCGGACGCGCTATACGGCGCGACGCAGATGGCAGACTTCTTCCCGCACTGCCCGCACGCGCTGGAAAACTCGGCCCGCATCGCCGCCATGTGCCGCAGGGAGTGGGATTTCTCGACGACCATCTTCCCCGCCTTCCGGGAACTCAATAACGACGACGCCTTCGCGACCCTGAAGTCCCGCGCCCGCACCGGTGCCGTCTGGCGCTACGGCGTGATAGACGAAAAGGTAGAGGCCCGGCTCGGAAAGGAGCTCGCCATCATCCGGGACAAGGGGTTTGCGCACTACTTCCTCGTCGTCGAGGAGATCACCAAACAGTCCCAGCGCACCTGCGGACGCGGCAGCGCGGCGGCTTCTCTCGTCGCTTACTGCCTCGGCATCACCCACGTCGACCCGATCCGGCACAACCTCTTCTTCGAACGCTTCCTGAACGAGGGGCGCAGCGATCCCCCGGACATCGACGTCGACTTCCCGTGGGACGAGCGCGATGCGATCCTCGATTTCGCCTTCGCCCGTTACGGGGCGCGGCGCGCGGCGATGGTGGCGAACCAGGTGGGTTTCAAGGGGAGATCGGCGCTGCGCGAGGTGGCGAAGGTCTACGGCCTGCCGGACTGCGAGATCAAGGAGATGACCGAGCGCGTCTCCGGCTTCTGGCGGCCGGAACAGACGGCGGCGGCCATGTCGGAGCACCCGCTCTTCCAGGGGGAGAGCCTATCTCCGGACTGGCTGGAGATCGTGGCGACGGCAAGGAGGCTGAACGGGCAGTTGCGCCATCTCTCACTGCACTGCGGCGGGCTCGTCATCGTCCCGGACGAGATACGCCGGTACGTCCCGGTGGAGATCTCACACAAGGGGCTGCCGGTCATCCAGTGGGAGAAGGACCAAGCCGAGGATGCGGGGCTCGTCAAAATCGACATACTCGGGAACCGCTCGCTCGCCGTGATCCGCGACGCGATGGCGGCGGTGAAGGAACAGACTGGAGTCGAGATTGACTACGCGAGCTGGCGTCCGCTCGAGGACGAGCGCACCCGGAGCCTCATGCGGCGCGGCCTCACCATCGGCTGTTTCTACCTCGAATCCCCCTCGGTGCGCCTTCTGCTGCGCAAGATATGGAGTTCCACGGCGCCGCCGGAGACCTTCGACGCCGACCTCTTCGAGGTGCTGGTGCAGGCGTCGTCCATCATAAGGCCCGCGGCGAACAGCTTCATCCAGGAGTACGTGTCGCGCATGCAGGGGAAAAAGTGGGAGCATCTGCACCCGCTTCTTGAGGGGGTCCTCGGGGAGACGCTCGGCATCGCCATCTACCAGGAGCAGATCACCCAGATCGCCATGGAGCTCGCCGGTTTTTCCGCCAGCGAAGGTGACCAGTTGCGCAAGGTGATCACGAAAAAGCACAAGGAGAAGAGGCTCGCCGACTTCCGTGCGAAATTCGTCGCAGGCGGAACGGAGCGGGGCGTCTCCGCCCCGGTCCTCGCGGCGATCTGGGAGCAGATCCTCTCCTTCGCCGGCTACTCGTTCTGCAAGCCGCATTCGGCGAGCTACGCCCTTTTGAGCGCCAAGGCCGCCTACATGAAGGCGAACCATCCGGCCCAGTTCATGGCGGCGGTGATCTCCAACCAGGGGGGATACTACTCCCCCTTCGCCTACATCTCGGAAGGGCGCCGCCTGGGGCTCGCCATCCTGCCGCCGGACATCAACGAGAGCGAGTACCACTACCTGGGCAAGGAAAAGACGCTACGCATCGGCCTAATGCAGATCGACGGGCTCACCCGGGAAGGGGCAAAACGGCTCTTCAAGGAGCGGCGGGATGGGGGGTGCTACGCCTCCTTCGCCGATTTCCTGCGCCGAAGCGGCGTGCAGCGCGCCGATGCCGAGCGGCTCGTGAAGGCGGGATGCTTCGATGCGCTGGAAGGGGTGGAAAGGCGGCCTGCCCTTCTCTGGGAGCTGCTCCATTTCCAACAGCAGGACGCGGCGCTTCTCTTCGAACATAAGACGGCGCTCCCGAAGGCTCCTCCCTACGATGCGGAGACGGTGCTGCGGCAGGAGGTGGAGGCGCTCGGCTTTCTCGCCTCCCGGCACCCCCTTTCCCTCTATAAGGCGCAGTGGCAGCGGCACCGTCCCATCAGGGCGGCGGAACTCATCAAGCATTCGGGAAAATGGGTGACCATGGTGGGGTGGTGGATCACGACGAAGATGGTGGAGGACAAGCACGGGCGTCCCATGGAGTTCGTCTCCTTCGAGGACGTCACCGCCATCTTTGACGCGACCTTCTTCCCCGACGTCTACGCCCGTTTTTGCCGCAAACTTTCGCAGCGGCGCCCTTATCTCCTGAAGGGAGTTGTGGAGGAGGAGTTCGGGGTGGCGACGCTAAGGGTGAAGTGGGTTGGCTTCCTGGGGGAAAACGGCTAG
- a CDS encoding sensor histidine kinase: MSEQPLYNSKIISIFVTLLKKKYPGVDVRDILCYAGITAYELSDEGHWLTQTQVDRFHARMTQLVGTDIAREGGRFATSKEALSASAKYTLGLIGPGNTLLAAGKCASHFTRSSRFVGRKIAENKAEITVTPYEGVQEKPYQCENRIGFFEAIVTMFDYDIPQVEHPECIFNGGSCCRYVVTWKKTRFATIRRARNIMIPLGLAVYALLQHRFGIGHLPEVLAGIAISALAASYVAERLEKQEILVTLANVKESTERTIDQIGMNYNNARMVNEVGQALSRQTRTDEVLRNVIGVIEKRLCYDRGVIMLADDRKSRLRFSTGFGYSDKQLEALLNKSFDLTSPGSQGVFVTAFRDKESKFVGDFSELEHLHSEQSVALSREMEAESFICCPIVCEGESLGIIAVDNNTSKRPLTHSDLSLLTGIAPVIGMSLRNAIYLEREQRMAEQIRQSQKMESVGVLAGGIAHDFNNLLTGMMGFVALAQMKLAEDNDVQPFLEQVMSAAEKAASLTQGLLAFSRKQVNHPEPVNLNQVVENVRKLLIRLVTNKIRLNFELCDATLAVVADSSQIDQLFTNLANNARDAMPEGGTLTISTGSMEITEEWVYEHGFGVIGSYAVITVTDTGVGMDEVTKSHVLEPFFTTKEVGKGSGLGLAIVYGIVKQHDGYLVVDSKPGEGTTFTILLPLIGGIPAGIDVADQPAAL, from the coding sequence ATGAGCGAACAGCCCCTCTACAACAGCAAGATCATCAGCATCTTCGTGACGCTGCTGAAGAAGAAATATCCCGGCGTCGACGTGCGCGACATCCTGTGCTACGCGGGCATCACAGCATACGAACTGAGTGATGAAGGTCACTGGCTCACCCAGACTCAGGTGGACCGTTTCCATGCCAGGATGACGCAACTGGTCGGTACCGACATCGCCAGGGAAGGTGGCCGCTTTGCGACCTCCAAGGAGGCACTCAGCGCGAGCGCCAAGTACACCCTCGGGCTCATCGGTCCCGGCAACACGCTCCTCGCCGCAGGGAAATGCGCGAGTCACTTCACCCGTTCCTCCCGGTTCGTCGGACGCAAGATCGCGGAAAACAAGGCGGAGATCACGGTCACCCCGTACGAGGGGGTGCAAGAGAAGCCGTACCAGTGCGAAAACCGCATCGGTTTCTTCGAGGCGATCGTCACCATGTTCGACTACGACATTCCCCAGGTCGAGCATCCGGAATGTATCTTCAATGGTGGGAGCTGCTGCCGTTACGTGGTGACCTGGAAGAAGACGAGATTCGCGACCATACGCCGCGCGAGGAACATCATGATTCCGCTCGGCCTCGCGGTTTACGCGCTGCTGCAGCATCGCTTCGGGATCGGGCACCTGCCCGAGGTGCTGGCGGGGATCGCCATCTCCGCCCTCGCCGCCTCTTACGTCGCGGAGCGGCTCGAGAAGCAGGAAATCCTGGTCACCCTGGCGAACGTGAAGGAATCGACCGAGCGGACCATCGACCAGATCGGGATGAACTACAACAACGCCCGGATGGTCAACGAGGTAGGTCAGGCCTTGAGCCGGCAGACCCGCACCGACGAGGTGCTGCGCAACGTCATCGGGGTAATCGAAAAGCGGCTTTGCTATGACCGCGGCGTCATCATGCTTGCCGACGACCGCAAGTCGCGTCTTAGGTTCAGCACCGGGTTCGGCTATAGCGACAAGCAACTCGAGGCGCTGCTCAACAAGTCATTCGATCTCACCTCTCCCGGCTCACAAGGGGTCTTCGTGACTGCCTTCCGGGACAAGGAAAGCAAGTTCGTCGGGGACTTCTCCGAACTGGAGCACCTACATTCCGAGCAGAGCGTGGCCTTGTCCCGGGAGATGGAGGCGGAATCCTTCATCTGCTGTCCCATCGTCTGCGAAGGGGAGTCGCTGGGAATCATCGCCGTGGACAACAACACGTCGAAGCGCCCGCTCACGCACAGCGACCTGAGCCTTCTGACCGGCATTGCCCCGGTCATCGGCATGAGCCTGCGCAACGCCATCTATCTGGAGCGCGAGCAACGCATGGCGGAGCAGATCCGGCAGTCGCAGAAGATGGAATCGGTCGGGGTGCTGGCCGGCGGTATCGCCCACGACTTCAACAACCTGCTTACCGGCATGATGGGGTTTGTCGCCCTAGCGCAGATGAAACTGGCTGAGGACAATGACGTCCAGCCCTTCCTGGAACAGGTGATGAGCGCCGCAGAGAAGGCCGCCTCGCTCACCCAGGGGCTCCTCGCCTTCAGCCGCAAACAGGTCAACCATCCCGAGCCGGTCAACCTGAACCAGGTGGTGGAAAACGTGCGCAAGCTGCTAATCCGCCTGGTCACCAACAAGATCCGCCTCAATTTCGAGCTCTGCGACGCGACGCTGGCAGTGGTCGCCGACTCGAGCCAGATCGACCAGTTGTTCACCAATCTCGCCAACAACGCCCGCGATGCCATGCCCGAAGGGGGAACCCTCACCATCAGCACCGGTTCCATGGAGATCACCGAGGAATGGGTGTACGAGCACGGCTTCGGCGTCATCGGGTCGTACGCCGTGATAACGGTGACCGATACCGGGGTCGGCATGGACGAGGTGACGAAATCCCACGTGCTCGAGCCCTTCTTCACCACCAAGGAGGTGGGGAAGGGGAGCGGGCTCGGGCTTGCCATCGTGTACGGCATCGTGAAGCAGCACGACGGCTATCTGGTCGTCGACAGCAAGCCGGGCGAAGGGACCACCTTCACGATCCTGCTGCCGCTCATAGGGGGCATTCCCGCGGGGATCGACGTCGCCGACCAGCCCGCAGCGCTCTAG
- the ftsZ gene encoding cell division protein FtsZ, protein MFQFDESIDQSAKIKVIGVGGSGGNAVNTMMAVGVTGVDFIVANTDAQALRMSKAPVKIQIGTQLTKGLGAGANPNVGREAALEDKDKVTEALKGADMIFVAAGMGGGTGTGAAPIIAEIAREQGALTVGVVTKPFTREGRQRLAKGEDGIKELKKHVDSLIVIPNDRLLGLAGKSMSILDAFKPSDDVLRQAVQGISDLITQSGLINVDFADVKSIMSERGMAMMGIGLGNGENRAVDAALKAISSPLLEDIDISGAKGVLVNISGSSAMTMDEFDAASKVIHEKVHEDANIIVGLVIDETLGETIKVTAIATGFGDRFDLDKGRHEMKNVSSLVKPQPEINREIPTFIREKHQRETVRQQRSFMMDDEDQYDIPTFLRKSVD, encoded by the coding sequence ATGTTTCAATTCGATGAAAGCATCGACCAGAGTGCGAAGATAAAGGTGATAGGCGTTGGTGGTTCCGGCGGGAACGCAGTCAACACCATGATGGCAGTGGGCGTCACCGGGGTCGACTTCATCGTTGCCAATACCGATGCCCAGGCGCTCAGGATGTCCAAGGCGCCGGTTAAGATACAGATCGGCACCCAGCTCACCAAGGGGCTCGGGGCCGGGGCGAACCCGAACGTCGGCCGTGAGGCCGCCCTCGAGGATAAGGATAAGGTGACCGAGGCCCTCAAAGGCGCGGACATGATCTTCGTCGCCGCGGGCATGGGCGGCGGCACCGGCACCGGTGCAGCCCCGATCATCGCTGAGATCGCCCGCGAGCAGGGCGCGCTCACCGTGGGCGTCGTGACCAAGCCGTTCACCCGCGAAGGTCGTCAGCGTCTCGCCAAGGGCGAGGACGGCATCAAAGAACTGAAGAAACATGTCGACTCCCTGATCGTAATCCCCAACGACAGGCTCCTCGGCCTTGCCGGCAAGTCCATGTCCATCCTCGACGCGTTCAAGCCTTCCGACGATGTGCTGCGTCAGGCGGTGCAGGGCATCTCCGACCTGATCACCCAGTCCGGTCTGATCAACGTCGACTTCGCCGACGTGAAGTCGATCATGAGCGAGCGCGGCATGGCCATGATGGGCATCGGCCTCGGCAACGGCGAGAACCGCGCCGTCGACGCAGCCCTCAAGGCGATCTCCAGCCCCCTGCTTGAAGACATCGACATCTCTGGCGCTAAAGGCGTCCTGGTCAACATCTCCGGCTCCTCCGCCATGACCATGGACGAGTTCGACGCGGCCAGCAAGGTGATCCACGAGAAAGTGCACGAGGATGCCAACATCATCGTCGGTCTTGTCATCGACGAGACCCTGGGCGAGACCATTAAGGTCACCGCGATCGCCACCGGTTTCGGCGACCGTTTCGACCTCGACAAGGGGCGCCACGAGATGAAGAACGTGAGCTCGCTCGTGAAGCCGCAGCCCGAGATCAACCGTGAGATCCCGACCTTCATCCGCGAGAAGCATCAGCGCGAGACCGTCAGGCAGCAGCGCTCCTTCATGATGGACGACGAGGACCAGTACGACATCCCGACCTTCCTCAGGAAGTCCGTAGACTAG
- the ftsA gene encoding cell division protein FtsA, translating to MSATRRDNLIVGLDIGTTKICAIVGNVTEDGIDIVGIGTSPSKGLRKGVVINIESTVSAIKKAIEEAELMAGCEIKSVYAGIAGGHIKGFNSQGVIAIKNREVSPEDVKRVIEAAKAIAIPMDREVIHILPQEFIIDDQDGIREPLGMSGVRLEAKVHIVTGAVASAQNIVKSCNRAGLEVADIVLEQLSSSEAVLSADEKELGVALVDIGGGTTDIAIFVDGAIKHTSVLSLGGNHLTNDIAVGLRTPMAEAERIKQKYGCCLSSMVGKDETIEVPSVGGRKPRILSRQLLCEILEPRVEEIFTLVNREIVKSGLEDMIASGVVITGGSTILEGMPELAEQIFNLPVRRGLPQRIGGLTDVVNSPVYATGVGLVVYGSKNVGVHEFPTQQSDETVFRRVSRRMKDWFGEFF from the coding sequence ATGTCTGCAACAAGAAGGGATAACCTGATCGTAGGCCTCGACATAGGCACAACCAAGATCTGCGCCATCGTCGGGAACGTCACCGAAGACGGCATCGACATCGTCGGCATCGGTACCAGTCCTTCCAAGGGGCTGAGAAAAGGCGTCGTGATCAACATCGAGAGCACCGTCTCCGCCATCAAGAAGGCGATCGAAGAGGCGGAGCTCATGGCGGGTTGCGAGATCAAGTCGGTCTACGCCGGTATCGCAGGCGGGCACATCAAGGGGTTCAACTCCCAGGGTGTCATCGCCATCAAGAACCGCGAGGTCTCTCCCGAGGACGTGAAGCGCGTGATCGAGGCCGCCAAGGCGATCGCCATCCCGATGGACCGCGAAGTGATCCACATCCTCCCCCAGGAATTCATCATCGACGACCAGGATGGCATCCGCGAACCGCTCGGAATGAGCGGCGTCAGGCTCGAGGCGAAGGTGCATATCGTAACCGGCGCCGTGGCGAGCGCGCAGAACATCGTCAAGTCCTGTAACCGCGCAGGTCTTGAGGTTGCCGACATCGTCCTCGAACAGCTCTCCTCCTCCGAGGCGGTCCTTTCCGCGGACGAGAAGGAGCTCGGCGTAGCTCTCGTCGACATCGGCGGCGGCACCACCGACATCGCCATCTTCGTGGACGGCGCCATCAAGCACACCTCGGTGCTCTCCCTTGGCGGCAACCACCTGACCAACGACATCGCGGTAGGTCTCAGGACCCCGATGGCCGAGGCCGAGCGCATCAAGCAGAAGTACGGCTGCTGCCTCTCCTCCATGGTCGGCAAGGACGAGACCATCGAGGTGCCGAGTGTGGGCGGCAGAAAACCGCGCATCCTCTCCCGGCAGCTTCTGTGCGAGATCCTCGAACCCCGCGTCGAGGAGATCTTCACCCTGGTGAACCGCGAGATCGTTAAGAGCGGCCTTGAGGACATGATCGCCTCGGGCGTCGTCATCACCGGCGGCTCCACCATCCTCGAGGGGATGCCGGAGTTGGCCGAGCAGATCTTCAACCTCCCGGTGCGCCGCGGCCTGCCGCAGCGGATCGGCGGTCTCACAGATGTCGTCAATTCGCCCGTTTACGCGACCGGTGTAGGCCTTGTCGTCTACGGTTCCAAGAACGTCGGGGTACACGAGTTCCCGACCCAGCAAAGCGACGAGACCGTGTTCCGCAGGGTGAGCCGCAGGATGAAGGACTGGTTCGGAGAATTCTTCTAA
- a CDS encoding cell division protein FtsQ/DivIB, translated as MRDLHTKKQRIPNNRVKKPPKQRKPINWTPILKWLSRGIGASAVCAVVGFGGWKAYGVVSRTTLLRLETIEVSPLKRVSRDELITLAGIRPGDSMLGLDLKTVMARLGKNPWLEQIQVRRYFPHTLSITVAERTPVAVANVGCLYYLDDKGVLFKSLTEGDRLDYPLITGITEEELAQDPKGTQEALKSALQLIGTLKSGSVFSLADISEIHYSRGYGFTLFTMQGGIPVKLGNGEFGDKLARLSRIYGDLKTQMQALDYIDLDYIDKIIVKKV; from the coding sequence ATGCGCGATCTTCATACCAAAAAACAGCGGATACCCAACAACAGGGTCAAGAAACCGCCCAAACAGCGCAAGCCGATCAACTGGACTCCCATCCTCAAATGGCTCTCCAGGGGGATCGGCGCTTCGGCCGTCTGCGCGGTCGTTGGCTTCGGTGGCTGGAAGGCCTATGGGGTGGTATCCCGCACCACGCTCCTGCGTCTCGAAACGATCGAGGTCTCACCGCTTAAGAGGGTGAGCCGGGACGAGCTCATCACCTTGGCCGGGATCCGCCCAGGCGACTCGATGCTCGGGCTCGACCTCAAGACGGTCATGGCCCGCCTCGGGAAGAACCCCTGGCTGGAGCAGATCCAGGTGCGCCGCTACTTCCCGCACACCCTCTCGATCACCGTTGCCGAGAGAACACCGGTCGCGGTGGCGAACGTCGGCTGCCTCTATTACCTGGACGACAAGGGCGTTCTCTTCAAATCGCTGACGGAGGGTGACCGGCTCGACTACCCGCTCATAACCGGGATTACCGAGGAAGAACTGGCTCAGGACCCGAAGGGGACCCAGGAGGCGCTCAAAAGCGCGCTGCAGCTCATCGGGACGCTCAAATCCGGCAGCGTCTTCAGCCTCGCCGACATCTCGGAGATCCATTACAGCAGGGGGTACGGATTCACCCTCTTCACCATGCAGGGGGGGATCCCTGTGAAACTCGGCAATGGCGAGTTCGGTGACAAGCTGGCGCGCCTGTCCCGCATCTACGGCGACCTGAAAACGCAGATGCAGGCTTTGGATTACATAGACCTCGATTACATAGACAAAATCATAGTTAAAAAAGTGTAG
- a CDS encoding D-alanine--D-alanine ligase codes for MTIDELKTKKIAVLLGGLSAEREVSLNSGKAVLASLQRQGYDAVGIDVGRDLAQRLAEEKVERAFIALHGRFGEDGSVQGLLELMGVPYTGSGVLASALAIDKVAAKVMFAAAGLKLAPYQVLRRGEELKLENPLPVVVKPSKEGSSVGVSIVKEPGQMEKALEEAFRYDSEILIEAFISGKEVQVGILDGRAMGAIEIVPKNEFYDYEAKYTDGGAEHILPARLPENVYQAVLKEGEKAHAALGCDCYSRVDFLVNEQGECYLLEVNTLPGMTDLSLLPEIARGSGIDFDQLVTRILLAASLKI; via the coding sequence ATGACCATAGATGAGCTGAAAACCAAAAAGATCGCCGTGCTGCTGGGGGGGCTTTCCGCCGAGCGCGAGGTGTCCCTCAACAGCGGCAAGGCCGTTCTCGCCTCCCTGCAGCGCCAGGGTTATGACGCCGTCGGCATCGACGTCGGGCGCGACCTCGCCCAGCGCCTCGCCGAGGAGAAGGTGGAGCGGGCCTTCATCGCCCTGCATGGCCGCTTCGGAGAGGACGGCTCGGTCCAGGGGCTCCTCGAACTGATGGGCGTTCCCTACACCGGCTCCGGCGTGCTCGCCTCGGCGCTGGCCATCGACAAGGTCGCGGCCAAGGTGATGTTCGCAGCGGCGGGGCTCAAGCTTGCTCCGTACCAAGTACTGCGCCGCGGCGAGGAGCTGAAGCTCGAGAACCCGCTTCCGGTCGTGGTGAAGCCCTCCAAGGAAGGGTCGTCGGTCGGCGTCAGCATCGTGAAAGAGCCAGGGCAGATGGAGAAGGCGCTGGAAGAGGCCTTCCGCTACGACTCCGAGATCCTGATCGAAGCGTTCATAAGCGGCAAGGAAGTCCAGGTCGGCATCCTGGACGGCCGTGCCATGGGCGCCATCGAGATCGTTCCGAAAAACGAGTTCTACGACTACGAGGCTAAATACACCGACGGCGGCGCCGAGCACATCCTCCCCGCACGCCTGCCGGAGAACGTGTACCAGGCGGTTCTGAAGGAAGGAGAGAAGGCGCACGCCGCTCTCGGGTGCGACTGCTACAGCCGCGTTGACTTCCTGGTCAACGAGCAGGGCGAGTGCTATCTCCTCGAGGTCAACACCCTGCCGGGGATGACCGACCTGAGCCTTTTGCCGGAGATCGCACGCGGCTCCGGGATCGATTTCGACCAATTGGTGACGCGCATCCTGCTCGCCGCGTCGCTCAAGATTTAG